The Halanaerobiales bacterium genome segment AATCAGGGAAAACCAGTTGGTTTAGGAGTAGATTTTTATCATTTAGATTATATACCAGAAGAAGAAAGGATTCATTTTGTTGGACATGTAATATCTGCATGTGGCTATGATGATGATTATGTATATGTTGGAGAGCGTGATTACAAGGATATTCAAAAAATATCACATTCTAGTTTAGAAGAAGCTAGATCAGGAAAAGTTTATGGTATGGGTGGCGCTGATAATCTTAGTTTTACGATTACAGAAGTTAATAAAATAAATTTACAAGAGATTTTACCCCGTGTTATTAAGAGTATGGCCCAGTCATTTATGAATCCCCCTTTTAAAGGGGCTGGATATAAAGGGATTTACAAATTATCATGTGAAATTAAAAAGACTTGGACAGAAATAGCTAGAAAAAATGAATTTAAAGGTAGTGATTTTAAAGGATGGGGTTATGTAGCCTCAATGTGGGATGATTGGGGTACAGGAGGATCTATTTTTCGTAATCCATTACGTGATTTTTTAAAAGAAACATTACAGTATGTTGATTTAACTGAGGTGAAGAAAGCATATGAAATCTATTGTGATGTAGCTAATCGTTATAGTGAAATGACAGATATTTTGAGGGAAATGGATGAAGATAGAAGTAAAGAAGATGCAGCATTAGAAGATCTATCAAAAATGGCATTGAATCAGGCAAAAAAAGAAGAAAAGGCAATGACAATGCTGTCCAATATAAAGCTTTAGGCCACACGTCGTATAACATGATATTTCTGTAACGGCTAAAGGCCAGCCTACTCTGCGGGATATGCCTTCTGTTACGATGTTTGTAGGAGTAACTGATGAAACAAACTGGATGAAATATTTCTAATTGATATACTTATTTATATGTATATAAGTTGTGGTTAATAAAATCTAAAATAATGGAGGATTAAAAATGAATAGACTTGAAAATAAAATAGCTGTTGTAACAGGAGGTAGTAGAGGGGTTGGAAAAGGTATAGCAAAAGGACTTGCTGAACAAGGAGCAATAGTTTATATTACTGGGAGAACTGTTGATAAAGATAATGCAGATGTACCTCTTGCTGGTACAATAAATGAGACAGCCAAAGAAGTTAATGAATTAGGTGGAGTAGGCATTCCTTATCAGTGCGACCATAAAAATGATGAGGAAGTAAGAAAACTATTTAAAAAAATTAAAAACGAATATGGGAATTTAGATATCTTAGTTAATAATGTTTGAGCTGGCTATGAAAATATCTATCAAGTTAATAAACCAGAGGATTATATATTTGAAGATAATTTTTGGGAACAACCGATTTCATTATGGGATGATATGTTTGATGTAGGTTTGAGATCAAATTATATTGCAAGTAAATTTGCTGTACCTCTAATGTTAGAACAAAATAGTGGATTAATAGTTAATATATCATTTTTTGCTGGGCGAAGATATATGTCTAATGTAGCATATGGAGTATGCAAAGCAGCGGTAGATAGATTAACTCAAGATATGGCACATGAATTAAAAGATGATGGGATAGCATCAGTCTCATTATATCCAGGTATGGTTAGAACTGAGGGGGTTATGAGAAATAAAGATATATTGGATTTATCTAATTCTGAATCACCTATGTTTATAGGTAGAGCAGTAGCTGCACTTGCACAAGATAAAAAAATAATAAATAAAACTGGAAATATATTAATTGCAGCAGAAGTGGCAAAAGAATACAATTTTACCGATATAGATGTTAAACAACCTAAATCATTAAGAAAAGAGCTATGGTAGTCGGGCACTTCAGATAACATGTGACGGAACGAAACGTCGGAAATATCAGGAATGTTATCTGAAATTAGTCCTGATTGCAATAAATTTTTTTGAAAGGATGTGTAGAGTATGAAAGAGAAACTAAGAATACCTATGTTGATAACTAATA includes the following:
- a CDS encoding BtrH N-terminal domain-containing protein, whose product is MLSLLRKVKKIILNNYNHKVGINCESNTMRDLLEYHGVNLSEPLIIGLCEGFSFVYLNLKAMGFPFVGGRTKDGWLEKFSENTGIQFDIRKTTSTKKAWNNLIEPLNQGKPVGLGVDFYHLDYIPEEERIHFVGHVISACGYDDDYVYVGERDYKDIQKISHSSLEEARSGKVYGMGGADNLSFTITEVNKINLQEILPRVIKSMAQSFMNPPFKGAGYKGIYKLSCEIKKTWTEIARKNEFKGSDFKGWGYVASMWDDWGTGGSIFRNPLRDFLKETLQYVDLTEVKKAYEIYCDVANRYSEMTDILREMDEDRSKEDAALEDLSKMALNQAKKEEKAMTMLSNIKL